CGATGGATCAGGACGAGGCGGCAACGCAGCGGCGGATGATCATACAGTTCCTCCTCGACTTCTCCGATGCCCTACCGCCGGGGCTGGCCGTCAATATGGCGGCGGCGCTCAACCTGCTCAATCTGAACGCGGTGACGCCGCTGGTCGCGCCGGCGACCGTGCAGGGGCTGCGCGGCGGCAGTGGGCGCTACGCGGTGGCGTTCTTCTACTTCAGCATGGGCGTCTACTACCGCGTCGGCTTCACCGGAAGGACGGTCGAGGCGGTGCTCCTCGAGAACGCCGCCATCATCGACATTTCGCGCAACGCCTTCGACAAGACCGTCCGCAAGCTCAACATCCGGCCGAGTGTCGAGGCGGCGCGCCTGGAAGGCCAGGCGGACGCCAGGGCCGGTAAAGCGATGCGACCGCAATGGGGCGGCGACTACGACCTGCAGCAGCTCGAAAAACTCATGCGCAAGGAGGTGGGAAAGGAAAATGGTGCCAACATCATTCCGTTCGGCGGCAAGAAGCGATGAGACGGCCTATGTGCCAAAAATCGACTTTCCCGGCACAGACAGCCGGCAAAATGTGCGCATAATGGGAAGCCTCCCATGGAGGCGCCGATGACCAAACCCCCCAGATTTCACCCCAGGAAGACCGAACCGGAGCCAGAGCCGCTCTGGGCGCCGGTCGAGGCTTTCATGCTGCTCGAGAGGATCAGCCCGTCGGATCTGATCCGGCTCGCCCGCCAGGGCCTGTTGCCGCGCATCGAATATGCTGGCGATCGGCCGTTCGTGCACATGCCATCGCTGCCCGATTGGCGCACGTTGGCCTTCACGCTGAACGACTTCCGGCGCCTGGCCGATGTCGAATTGCAGGAGGAGCCGGCAGCATGAAATCGGGCGGGCTCTACGGAGAGCACCGCCCGGCTTTTTCTAAGTTGGTCGACGCCAGCCGACCGTGAAGAAATAGCCGAAAGCGAGCGCTTCCGCAAACCCCGCCCTCTTTGAACCAGCAAGGAGGGCCGTCGGATGACGATCCACGACAGAAACGAAACCACTTCACTGCTGCCGCTTCGGCAGCTGCCGGCCGGCACTTATCCAGTGGCCAGCGCGATTTTCGACCCCGCCTTTCCGCCGGTGCCCAACGGCCGCAATGCCGACCTTCGGCAGCTGCTCACTAACTCCCCGCTGACGCAGGCGACAATGGTGGGCACCGGCAGCATGGACGATCCCGCCACCCGGCGCGCCTCGACCGATCTCCACGCCGCGACGGAAGCCCACGCGGCCGGGCACACCTTCAGCATCGACGGCAACCTGTCTCTCAGGGAACTGATGCTGCAGACACCGCCGGCGGAGGTCATGGAAGGGCTCGGCGTTCCCTTCACGGCGACGCCGATCATCATTACGATCGACCAGTCGCCGACGCTTTTCGTGTTGCGCGGCGACGAGCGCGGCCGGCTTCAACAGGTCACGGTCGCTCTACTCTGCGAAGATCCTGATAACGGCGCCCATGGGCTCGCCTTGCGCGCCTGGATTCAACCGGACCCCAGGGGGCTGCCGGTCGTCGACGACACCACCACCGAGCTGCAGATGCTGATCCTTACCGGGCTGGCGGTCGCGACGCGCACGCTGCTGCTATTGGTCAATGACTCACGCCTGCCCCTGAAGCGCGAGGTCCCGGACGAGAAGCTCAACAAGCGCCGCCGCGAGAAAGGCAAGCCGGCATTGCCGCCGATCTGGCATCTCGATGCCAGCCGTATCGGCGAACTCTACACCACGAAGCTCGACACCCGGCGCAAGGCCAGCCCCGGCAGCAGCCGTTCCGGCACCCACCGCTCGCCGATTCCGCATGATCGCCGCGGCCATCGCCGGCGCTTGCGCTCCGGCGCGATCTGCTGGGTCAAGCCGAGCCGAGTCGGACTCCTTATCCGGCATCTCCGCCGCCGCGATTTTTACCGGCTCGAAGTTGGAGGCGGCCAATGACTGACAACCGCAAAGCTCGCTTCTCGGCCGCCGACCTTCTGAAAGATCTCGCGGAAGGACTCCGCCAGGCGCGCGAGACGGCCGCGCCGCGCACCTATGAGGGCGAGCCCCCCGCACTCATCGGCGACGATAATGCCGCGACTCTCATACGTGTCGTGGAAGCGCTCGAGATCGTGAGCGGCTTCGAGAGCGAGGAGACCAAGTCCTACTTCACGACCGAACCCGTCGAGATAGGGCGGCCGCGCGCCGCACTTCGCCGCACGTACCATTAGCAAACAGCAGAGGAACCCATGAAAAGCATCACTAAAGCCCGCCACGCGGCAAAGGCATTCAATGCCCTCCAGCCGGACATCTGGGAAACATATCTGCGAGAGCGCAGCGGGGCTGCCGCCAGGATGAGCGACGACATGGCGCGCAAGCTGACCGACCGCGATCTCACGGTCGAGAACAGCTACATGGCTGAACACCATGAGATAGACATGCCAGAAAGCATCGTCATGGGCTTAAGCACAACGACGCTTGACTGCCATGAGTCCAGTGTCGTCGCGGAGCTTCACATCGATATAAAGGGCGCGAAGAACGCCCTGTGCGTCACCAACGCTGACGGCGCGACCAAGATCAATATCGGCCCGCACGCGACCATTACACTGCAGGTCAGGGGCGCCACGCAGAATCAGGATTTGATTATAGGCCTGGTCGATCTGGGCCGGCGTCTCGAGCCCCTGCTCGACGCCCGCCGCCGTCGTTTTCGCTGGTGAGAGGTGAAATCCATGCGCGACGACAATCTCATCGCGCAGGCACCGATCGCCGCACGGAAAGAAATGGACGGGCTGCTGGCCGAGATCCCCGCCGGCCGCCGTGCCGAAAGAGAGCGTCGAAGTGGCCGAGGGACGCCTGATCCACGTCAGCGGGCTGAAATTTCCCGAACCTATCAGCACGACGCCCCGCACCACTACCAACGCCAGGGATTCAAAGGAGGAGGTTCAAGATGAAACCCATAAGCACCAGACACCCGCCGCAAAGCGGCACCAGCAGCCTGGCCGCCGATCTCGCGGCCTCGGTCATGAAGATGGACGCGGCCGACGACGACACGACGGAGAAGGGGGCGACTAAGGGGGCGAAGCCGGCGGCGCCGGGCCCCCGCCGCAACAAGCCGCCGCTGCCACCGCGCTCGCCTTACGAGCCGCGGACGGAAACGAAAAAGCCGCTGTTCAGCTTCACGAAGCCGGCGGCGCCAAACACCGCGTTCGACAACCCTGCCGAACCGGCGCCGCCCCCGCCGGCGAGAGCGCCGAGAGTGGCGAGACCGGCGAGACCGGCGCGACCGGCGCGCCCGGCGACCCCCGACAACCCGACGGACCCGGAAATTTCGAAACTCGCGGAGACCCCCGACACCCGGGAGGACCCGGAAATTCCGGGGGCTGCGGAGATCGCGAGTGCGACGGAAACCCCGCGCGCGATCCGCGAGGGCGCGCCGGCGCCGAAGACAAGCGCCGAGGAAGCCGCCACGCCGGCGCCAGCGGCTTCTCCTCCACCGCTGTTTCGGCCGCGATTGGAATCTCCCGCCGTCGGCAATTTCGCCGCGCTGCTGTCGAAACGCTACTCGCATATTCCAGATGGGCGCTACCTGGTCCAACTGCTGCCGCACGACATCGCGCCGTTCAGCTCGCAATGGAAGTCCGGCATCGGCTTCGTCGTCGGCATCATCGAGGGCGACTTCGCCGGCAAGGAAATCCCGCTTTCCCTGGTTACCGAAACCGACGGAACGGCGCAGGCACGCCTCTGCCACGACATGCAGATGCTCCTGCAGTGGATGAACGGCCTCGGCGTCACCGCGGGCGACGACGCCGAGCAACTGGTGAGGGAAATCGGTAAGGCCGCGCGCGGCGCCAGCTGGAAAGTGTGGATGACGATCACCTTCGAGAGCCGCGGCGGCAGTCGCGAGGCGAGGATCATGCAGGTCGATGTCGAGCACCCCGATGACTGAGCGGCCCAACCTGCCCGGCTTCGAGTTCACCCTGTGCGCCGTCGCCCAGGCCGGCTGCACGGCGGCCAAGCGGATCCGGCGGCGCCGAGACGGCACGTTGCGCAAGCACGACTACGACAACACCAAGTTGTGGAGCCTGATCAAGCTGGCGCCGGACAGCCCGAACGCCGGCCTGGCCGAGATGGCGCGGGCGCTGGCCGGTCCGCAGGCAACGGTGACGATGGCGCAGACCTTGCGCTGGCTGGCGGACATGCGCGACTTGATGATCGTGATGGGCGTGACCGCCGCGGGGCACGATCCGAAGCGGCGGAGCCGGCGGCTGTGGGCGTCGCCATTGCTCAGCGAGCCGAACACGCTGTTCGCCACCCCGCGCGCCTGGCTGGCGATCGACGTCGACGACGTCACGGTGCCGCAGGGATACGGCGACGGCGACCGCCTCGCCGACGCCGCGATCTGGGTGCGCGACAATCTGCTGCCGGAGGAATTCCGCGGCGTCGAGTGCGCCGTCACGGCGACGGCGAGCACCGGCCTGATCGCCCCGGACATCGCCCGGCTCAGGATGTTCTACCTGCTCGACCGGCCCTGCGACCTGTTGCGGCTGCGCCGCTGGGGGCTGGCGGCGCAGCGCGCCGGCCTGCCGATCGATCCGGCAATCCTGCAGCCTGGCCAACCGGTCTATACGAGCCGGCCGATCTTCGAGAACATGGAAGACCCGGTGCCACCGGAGCTGTGGGCGTTCGTGCTGCCCGGCACGGCTGGGCGCGTCAGCCTGGTGGCCGAGCGCTACGACAGCATTTCCCTGGCGATCGAGCGCAAGGTCGCGGCGGCGGCGGCGGCCAGCGGCGGCGACTGGCGCAAGCTTCTGGATGCGACGCTCGGCGGCCCGACCGGCTTCTTCGAGCCGCTGAGCAGGGCCCTCGGGCTCGCCGCCCACACGCAGGAGAGCGAAGCGGAGATCTGCGCCTGTGTCGCCGCGCTACTCAGCCAGCGCCCCGATCCCGGCCGGCAGAGCCGCTATGGCGAAAACTGGGTGGTCAGCACGATCCGGCGCTTCCGCGGCAAGGACGCAAAGCTGGCTGAGGAGATAGAATTTTTACAGCACAAGCTATTCGGCCGCAGGAAGGACAAGCCATGGACGAAAAAAATCAGCCGACCGGAAAAGTCTACAATTTCCTGAAGCCCTTGGTGCCGGGAGAGCCCGATCCGTTCGACAAGGTCGAGCCGAAGGTCGGCTTTGCCGTCATCACGGCGGCGGGGGAGGACGATTACACGCCGCCCCGCGACTGGCTGTACGCCCGCCACTACATCAGGGGTTATGTCAGCGCGACGGTCGGCGCCAGCGGCGCCGGCAAGACGTCGCTGGTGATCGCCGAGGCGCTGGCGATGACGACCGGCCGCAATCTCATCGGCGTGCAGCCGCGACGGCGGCTCAAGGTGTGGATGTACAATGGCGAAGATCCGCGCGAGGAACTGAAACGCCGCATCCGGGCGGCCCGCCTGCAGCACAAGGTCGCCTGGGCCGAGATCAGGGAGTGGCTGTTTTTCGACAGCGGCCGCGACCGGGAATGGGCAACAGTGACACAAGGCCGGGACGGCATGATCGTCAACGAGGCGATGCTCGAGGACCTGATCGGCCAGATCAAGGCGCAGGGGATCGACGTCATCATCGTCGACCCGTTCAATACTTCGCACGGGGTGTCGGAAAACGACAACGGCGCGATCGCCCTGGTGTTGAAAAAATGGGGCTACGTGGCCGACAAGGCGCGCTGCGCCGTCATGATCGTGCATCATCCGCGCAAGACGCTGCCGGGCGAGGCGGTGACGCTCGAGGACCTGCGCGGCGCCTCGGCACTGCTGGCCGCCGTGCGCTCGGGCCGGGCGCTGAACCGGATGCCGGACGATGTCGCCATGAAGCTCGGCATCGCCACACCGGGTTCGTATGTGCGCATCGTCGGCGCCAGCGAGAAGAACTCGATGGCGATCGCCCGCAGCAACGACGACTGGTACGAACTGGTTTCCGTCGACCTCGACAACGGTATTGCCGAGCCGGACGGCGGCGGCGGGCCGCAGCCGGCCGACGAGGTCCAGGCCCTCGCCCGATGGGAGCCGCCGGACGTGATGGACGGCGTCGACGCGGAGGTCGCCAGAAAGGCACAGACGCTGATCGGCGAGAGCCAGCTGCGGCTCGACCTGCGGGCGCGCGACTGGGTCGGGTTCCCGGTCGCCCAGGCGCTCGGCGTCGACATGGGGCTCGACGCCACCGGAGGGGTGAAAGCGGCGAAAGCTGCCAGCACTGCCCAGGTGGCGGCACGGGAGAAGGTGAAAACGGTCATCGACAGGTGGCTCGAGGCGGGCTGGCTCAAGCGGGTGATGGGAAAAGACGAGAAGCGCATGCAGCGCACATTCGTCGCCGTCGGCGCCCCCGCGACATCGCTGGCCGAGACGCTGGCGGCGGCGGTGGGGACGCCGGCCGCAGGGGGGTCAGAAGAGCCCGACGACGGCGCTGGAACGTGAGGTAACGGGTCTGCCACAGTTGCCAGCAATAACTGTGGCAATAACTGTGGCAGACCGGGGCGAAGTGTGGCGCTGCAGTCACCCCCGGTCTGCCCCAGTTGTTCTCTCCCCCGTAGGGGGAGGAACTGGGGCAGGCTGACCGGGGCAGACCTCCGCGGCGCGCCGGTGAGTGGGGCAGAAAAATAACCCTGCGACCGCCGGCGGCAGCATCCGGCGGAGCCGTTGGCCGGTACGGCGGAGATGAGCGATGTGGCCGGTCCAGATGGCTGCGGCTGTGGGGACGCACCGTAATGGTCGTTATTGAGATCCGGCACTGGTTGCGGCCAGCGGCGCGCCGGTCTAATCCTCGACGCCATGAGCGATCGAGCGTTGGAGAAGCGGTAGTGGGACATCGTCCGGCGTGGCGGGCGCCGTTCGTCAACGGCCGCGGGAGCAGGAACCCGAAGCAGTCGGCCGCCTTCCGGGCGGCACGGGCCAGGCGCGTGGTGAAGTTGTGCGAGGCCACGGCGCGGTCGACCGGCCGCAAGTGCCGGGCATTTGCCCTGCGCGGCGGCAAATTCTGTCGTTGTCACGGCGGCCTGATCTCGGCGGCGAAGGCCGAGGCCGCACGCTTCGGCAGGCCAGTTCTCATTTTGCGGAACCCGAGGAAACGGGCGCTGGCGGCGCTCGGCGCCACGGCGGCCTGGCCCAAGGGTATGCCGATGCGCAAGGATTTCCTGGAACTCGGTCCGCTGGCCTTCGGCAGGCTAGTCGAGGCGTGGCGGAACCGGCATACGGCGCCGGATATCTGGGCGCATGAGCTGCGGCCGCGGGTCCGTTACCGGGTCGGGGAAAGAGCGGTGAAGCTTAAGGTTCGGCAGTAAAATTCAGAAAATGCCCATGGCACTTGCATTTCCCGGGCCTGAGACCGCCACCTGAAACACCCATCTGCGGTGCGTCGCGCTTCTAAATCATTGATTTCACACAGTATTTTCGTTTCATGCATCCAACACGTTGTTGCGCGCCCACAACAACCGGCGCCGCCGGCGCCGTGGTTCTGCTGTTTTGTTGTAGTCTGCAAACAGTACGGCATAGTCAAGTAGATGATTTCTTTACATTTTCAGCCGTAGAGCATGGCCCGAGCAAGGTGATGCTCTCCTCGCGCATCCGGCGCAGCAACTCTTCGCGTGTGATGGCTTCGAGGGAAGCCTGCCGCGTGAGAGTGTCCATCGCGAAGGCGCTGATCCCGGCGCGACGATGTTCGGCATAGTGGCACAGGGCCGCGAGCAGGGGGAGTATCGGACCGTCGCCCAAACCGTAGAGGACGTGCTTGCCGTTTCGCCGCGCGGCTACGAAGCCGGCGCGCTTCAGTTGCTGGAGATGCTGGGAGGCATTGGCAATGGAAAGGCCTGAGAGTTCGGCGAGGCGCTCAACTGAATGCTCGCTTTCGGAGATGAGGTCGAGCAGCTGGAGGCGATGTGGATGACCGAGGCTGCGGGTCAACTCGGCCACGTCGGCGAATATCCGGTTCGGCATGCGGTCGGTCATTGACAGCAGGCTAGCCGTTCTGCTTCAATCATTCAATGAATTAATTGAATGATGGTTTTCATGCAGGAAGCTATTGAGTTTGTTATTTATTCCTCGGTCATCGGTATCGGCGCGACGGCCCTGGCTGATGTCTGGGGCATGGGCACGAAGCAGATGTTCGGCATTCCCGCCGTAAATTGGGGAATGGTGGGCCGGTGGTTCGGCCACATGCCGGCCGGACGATTTGTCCACGAGAGCATAGCCAAGGCGGCGCCCGTCCGGGGCGAGCTGGCAATCGGATGGATCGCACATTATGCGATTGGCATCGTCTTCGCCGGTGTCCTGTTGGCGATCTGGCGTCCCGGCTGGGCGTACCAGCCCACTTTGATGCCCGCGCTCATCATCGGGTGGGCGACGCTCGCCGCCCCCTTCTTCATCATGCAGCCAGGCCTGGGGCTCGGCATTGCCGCCGCGAAGACGCCGAGACCTACGGTCGCGCGGTTACGCAGCCTTCTCAACCATACGGTCTTCGGACTTGGCCTCTATCTCACAGCCCGAGCGCTCGCGGCACTGATCACGTGAGTGTCAGGCGAGATAGCGGTCGAGCACGTTGCGCGTCACCTGGATGACCATCTCGTCCTGGCGCAGCAATCCCGCCACCCATTCGCATGTGCCGGCATGGAAGACCTCGCCGCGTCCGCGGCGAAAATTCACGATCATGCCGCAGCCGCGCTTCGTCGCCTCGACGGCGGCGGCATCGCTGCTGCCTTTGAGAACGGAGGCGACATACTCCGCATCTTCGGCGCCGAGAAACACTTTGCCCGGCACGATCGTCGGGCCTTCCTCGATCGTCGAGGACAGTCCGAGCGCAAGGATCTCGATGTCCTGGGGAGCCTGTTCGCCGGGCGCGACATAAGGCAGGCCGCCGCGGATCTCGTAGTCGAGCCCGTCGACTTCGTAGCCGAAGATGCAGGAACGCGCACCGAGCACATCGCCATAATAGAGACCGGTGTTTGCGAAGGCCCAGTGCTCGGGCCGGTAGACGGGGAAGCCTTTGGGGCCACGCGGCGAGCAACCGGACCAGCCGGTGTAGAAGCCGCGCGTCGCATTGAGCCCGAAGGTCTGCGAGCCTGGCCGTCCGATCTCGGGCGCTTCCCAGGCTTCGGTCACCAGATGGCGCGGGCCTGAGAGCATACAGGGGTCGTTCCTGGTCGCCAGATATTTGTGACAGATCTGGGTACGGCCTTCGTCCTCGAGCCTTATCTGCCAGAGGAAATTACCGGCGAAGCGGGCGATGCGGCCGCCCTTGTCGACGTAGGCGTCGATCGCGTCGCGCATCTGCCAGGACCAGTATTCGTCATGGCCGACCATCACCAGGCAGGGATAGGCGGAGATGATCTCAGGGCGCAAGTGCAGATCGGTCTGCGAGATGATGTCGACCGGATAGCCTGACGCCTCCGCCCATTGGACGAAATGGCGTTCATAGCTTGCCCAGCCGGCGGACGCATATTTCTTGCTGTAGCCATTCGCATAGGCCCATTCCATGTGTGGATAGCGCGGCTCGGCCATCTTCGCTGGCGGTTCGGTCAGGACTGGACGCGGTGCGTCGGGCGGCAGACTGACGAAACCCTTGGCGAGCGGCCTGTGGAGACTGAGTTCCGCCGAGAAGAGATCACCCTTCGGACCGGTGAAGCCTTGATAGTGGTTGGAGCCGCCCCAGTCATTATAGGCTGTCCAGGTCGCAGTGGCGGCGATGAGGAGGAGGCGTCCCGGCGCGGCAGCGGCCGGCTTCGGCCGGACGATGAGGAGATGCTCATGAGTGTCGGCGACAGTGTCGTTTTTCCGGCACAGCGTACGCACGATATAGACGCCCGAGCGCCAGTTGGCACCGATCTCGAACTCGAGCGCGACCGGCCACCCGCAGCCCTTGATCGAGCAATCGTCGGGGATCGGGTGCAACTTGCCCGGCAGGCCTTGCCGCGCGTACACAACCTCTTGCACGAGCCCGTCGCGCAGGACAATGAGATCGAAAGCCGGCGCATTGGTGCAGCAATGCAGTTTCACGCGTTCGCCGGGCGCATAGGAGACCGCATCCGTATAGGACCAGATACGCAGGTGCGTGAGAGGGCCGGCGTGGGGACGCTCCGCGTAGTTGCCGAGTACCGCCTGCGCGCGCCATTCTTCAGAATGGGGGGATGAATCATCGGTCATTGTCGCAGGCTACGCGCTGCCGCCGAAACCCGCCAGCTAGACGATGCGTTGCCCGCTCTCAGGATCGAAGAGCAGGGCGCCCGCCGCAGCGATGCCGATCATCCCCTTGATCCGAAGTCCCACCAAGCCGATGCCGGCATGCCGTTCGAAGCCGAGTCTTAATATATTCGCCCCGGCGCATTGGACGATTACTGAGGAAGTTTCACATCCAACAAGGCGGCAACGCCGAGTAGCCCGGCTTCAGCGCCACCGCGTGCCGGCTCGATCGGACGCCGATAGATCGCGGGCAGGTCTTCCATCGTGGCGCGCAGTCGGTGGAGGAAGGAAGGCACGATGCCGATACCGCCACCCAGGCGAATGAGGTCGAGATCGAGGCTGGCGACGAGATCGGCGATCATGGCGGCGAGCGCCTGGACGGCGTCCTCGATCACGCGGACGCAGTGCTCATCGCCCTGATGCGCTGCGGCGAAGACCGCCGGCGCGCTCATCTCCTTGCCGATAACGTCGCTGGCACGCCTGGCGATGGCGGTTCCGGAAGCAAGCGTTTCGACGCAGCCGCGCCGACCACATCCGCAGAGCGGACCCGATCCGTCGACGGTCATATGGCCGGCATGTCCAGCGAGGCCGTGGCGGCCGATCTGCAGCTTGCCATCAATCACAATGCCGGCGGCGATGCCGGTCGACACGGTAATGAAAGCGAGACGCCTGACAATCTCGCCAGCCTGACGGCTTTCATGGAAGGCGGCGGCTTGCGCATCATTGACGACGAGTGGCTCCACACCGAGTCTTCGCCGCAAGGAGGCGACGATCGGATAGTTGTTCTCGACCGGCAGTGTGCCGGGAACGAGCGCGGTGAGGCAGCCTTCGGCGACGATGCCGGTGGTGGCGACGCCGAGCCTGGCCGGGTTCGCGCTGATCTTGCGCACAATCGTCGCCACCGCATCGGCGAGGTCGTGGCCA
This genomic stretch from Nordella sp. HKS 07 harbors:
- a CDS encoding N-acetylmannosamine kinase, with amino-acid sequence MTATTEPTVAVNIGGSKIAVARIEGGGITERHQTATPRTGHGHDLADAVATIVRKISANPARLGVATTGIVAEGCLTALVPGTLPVENNYPIVASLRRRLGVEPLVVNDAQAAAFHESRQAGEIVRRLAFITVSTGIAAGIVIDGKLQIGRHGLAGHAGHMTVDGSGPLCGCGRRGCVETLASGTAIARRASDVIGKEMSAPAVFAAAHQGDEHCVRVIEDAVQALAAMIADLVASLDLDLIRLGGGIGIVPSFLHRLRATMEDLPAIYRRPIEPARGGAEAGLLGVAALLDVKLPQ
- a CDS encoding N,N-dimethylformamidase beta subunit family domain-containing protein, encoding MTDDSSPHSEEWRAQAVLGNYAERPHAGPLTHLRIWSYTDAVSYAPGERVKLHCCTNAPAFDLIVLRDGLVQEVVYARQGLPGKLHPIPDDCSIKGCGWPVALEFEIGANWRSGVYIVRTLCRKNDTVADTHEHLLIVRPKPAAAAPGRLLLIAATATWTAYNDWGGSNHYQGFTGPKGDLFSAELSLHRPLAKGFVSLPPDAPRPVLTEPPAKMAEPRYPHMEWAYANGYSKKYASAGWASYERHFVQWAEASGYPVDIISQTDLHLRPEIISAYPCLVMVGHDEYWSWQMRDAIDAYVDKGGRIARFAGNFLWQIRLEDEGRTQICHKYLATRNDPCMLSGPRHLVTEAWEAPEIGRPGSQTFGLNATRGFYTGWSGCSPRGPKGFPVYRPEHWAFANTGLYYGDVLGARSCIFGYEVDGLDYEIRGGLPYVAPGEQAPQDIEILALGLSSTIEEGPTIVPGKVFLGAEDAEYVASVLKGSSDAAAVEATKRGCGMIVNFRRGRGEVFHAGTCEWVAGLLRQDEMVIQVTRNVLDRYLA
- a CDS encoding helix-turn-helix transcriptional regulator, which produces MTDRMPNRIFADVAELTRSLGHPHRLQLLDLISESEHSVERLAELSGLSIANASQHLQQLKRAGFVAARRNGKHVLYGLGDGPILPLLAALCHYAEHRRAGISAFAMDTLTRQASLEAITREELLRRMREESITLLGPCSTAENVKKSST
- a CDS encoding AAA family ATPase, which translates into the protein MDEKNQPTGKVYNFLKPLVPGEPDPFDKVEPKVGFAVITAAGEDDYTPPRDWLYARHYIRGYVSATVGASGAGKTSLVIAEALAMTTGRNLIGVQPRRRLKVWMYNGEDPREELKRRIRAARLQHKVAWAEIREWLFFDSGRDREWATVTQGRDGMIVNEAMLEDLIGQIKAQGIDVIIVDPFNTSHGVSENDNGAIALVLKKWGYVADKARCAVMIVHHPRKTLPGEAVTLEDLRGASALLAAVRSGRALNRMPDDVAMKLGIATPGSYVRIVGASEKNSMAIARSNDDWYELVSVDLDNGIAEPDGGGGPQPADEVQALARWEPPDVMDGVDAEVARKAQTLIGESQLRLDLRARDWVGFPVAQALGVDMGLDATGGVKAAKAASTAQVAAREKVKTVIDRWLEAGWLKRVMGKDEKRMQRTFVAVGAPATSLAETLAAAVGTPAAGGSEEPDDGAGT
- a CDS encoding DUF2938 domain-containing protein codes for the protein MQEAIEFVIYSSVIGIGATALADVWGMGTKQMFGIPAVNWGMVGRWFGHMPAGRFVHESIAKAAPVRGELAIGWIAHYAIGIVFAGVLLAIWRPGWAYQPTLMPALIIGWATLAAPFFIMQPGLGLGIAAAKTPRPTVARLRSLLNHTVFGLGLYLTARALAALIT